The following proteins are co-located in the Calliphora vicina chromosome 2, idCalVici1.1, whole genome shotgun sequence genome:
- the LOC135950400 gene encoding uncharacterized protein LOC135950400, whose product MEFSVNPFKRPMNALQKQWYRILIARKVGISTQNEPFETQEDSYQTICRKRYKQAFHCYNQQFRKEIKQLEAMQPNAIDAMRVHRTFAITTLWLPLHSKREINLTLEQLENVLSVKERRRLQHILKYGIGAK is encoded by the exons ATGGAATTTTCGGTGAACCCCTTCAAGAGGCCCATGAATGCCTTACAAAAGCAATGGTATCGCATACTCATAGCACGTAAAGTGGGCATTAGTACACAAAATGAGCCATTTGAAACTCAAGAGGATTCTTA CCAAACGATTTGCCGTAAGCGTTACAAACAAGCATTTCATTGTTACAATCAACAATTCCGCAAGGAAATTAAACAACTGGAGGCCATGCAACCAAATGCCATAGATGCCATGCGGGTGCACAG GACCTTTGCCATCACAACACTTTGGCTTCCTTTGCACTCAAAGCGCGAGATCAACTTGACACTAGAACAACTGGAAAATGTTTTAAGTGTCAAAGAAAGAAGACGCCTGcagcatattttaaaatatggcaTTGGTGCGAAATGA